The genomic window AGTAGCACCCAGCACCCGAACCCTGCTCTGTGCAGCCCTGCTGACACTGGCGGGCTGCTCCGTCCTGCCCCTGCCTGTCGGCACCCTGCCGGCAGACCCGGTGCGGGCCGAGCAACAGTACCGCGAAGGCCTGAGCTACACCCAGGGCGTTGGCGTCAGTCAGGATTACGCCCGCGGCATGCAGGCTTTCAAGCAGGCTGCACGCCTGGGTTCGGCCGATGCCGCCTATATGGCGGGCATGGGCTACCTGACCGGCAGAGGTGTGGCAGCGGATGATGCCAGCGCCGCCCGCTGGCTCGAAATTGCCAACCGCGGCGGCCACACGCCGGCGACCTTCCAGCTGGGCAAGTTGTATCTCAATGGCAAGGGGGTCGACCAGGACAGAGCCTGGGGCGCCCTGCTACTGGGGCTGGCCGCCGTAAACGGGCATTCCCAGGCCATGCTGGAGCTGGCCGTCTGCTATCGCGCCGGCATTGGTGTGCCGGCGGATGCGGGTCTTGCCTGGTACTGGGCCGACCAGGCCGGGCGCAATGACAGCAACCCGCTGATACAAACCGTTACGGCAAGGCTCTATCGGGACAGCAGCCCGGCCCAGCGCCAAAACGCCAGCTCCCGTGCGACCTCCGCCCAAAAACGCCCCCTGGGCCTGGCCGGTACAACCTACACCCAGTTGCAGCTGAAACAGCAGGGCTATAACCCGGGCCCGGCCGATGGCCTCTGGGGACCCGCCAGCAGCCGGGCGCTGGATGCATTTCGCAATGCCCACTCCCTGCCCGCAGGCGGTGTACCCGACAATGCCGATATGCTGCGCCTGCGCGCCCTTTCCAACTGAGCGGCGGCTTCTGACAACTAACCTGGTCTGACAATAGTGTTCCATAACGAAAAACAGCGCCCGAGGGCGCTGTTTTTACGACTGTTTTTTACAGCCGTTATTTCCGACTGCTGTGTTCCGGTAATCAAGCCGCCTAAGGCTGTACCGCAACCTGCTCTTGTGCGATGCCCAGCAGTGATTGCAGCTCGGCGATAACTTCATCGGGGATATCTTCCACGCTGTCATACTTGTTGGCCGCCGCCGCCAGTGATTCAGCTTCGGTCACCGCCGCCGCTTCAAGCTCGGCCTCAGCAGCCATTTTCTCTGCGTCCAGTGTCGCGATTTCACCTTCAAGCGCCATGGCCTGAGCCTCGACCTCGGCATTCGCGGTATTGATCGCTTCCAGATCAGCGGTCAATTCGCCCAGCGTTACCGTTTTATCAGCTATTTCCTGCTCATCTGCGACGGGATCCAGCGATTCGATCTCCGCGGTCAAAGCCGCAATATCGGCTTCCAGAGCAGCAGTATCGGTTTGCTCCAGCCCATCCAGCTCGGCCTGCAAATCCGCCAGCTGGATATCTAGATCCGCAATTTCTGCGCTCAGCTCGCGCCCCGCCAGTACCGCCTGCTCATACTGCGCGATCAGGCCGACACGGGAGTTGGGGTTGGCATTAAGACGCGCATTGGCCGATGCGTGGGCCGCATTCAGGCTACCCAGGGCACTGGCGATGGCACCATGGTTGTTACCCAGGGACTTGTGCTCATTTTTTGAGCTCCTGTCAGCCTTGTCGGATTTATCCGAGCGGGATGAAGCTTGGCTATTGCCACCGTTATTGCCGCCACTGCTGCCGGAGCTACTGCTGTCGGCGCTGCTACTGTTACCGCCGCCGTTGCCTCCGCCATTGCCTCCGCCATTGCCACCACCGTTACCGCCGCCGTTGCCGCCACCATTACCGCCACCTTCACCATTTTTGGCGAAGGCGCTGGAACCGCTGCCAAGGCCTGTCACCGAATCCAGCATCGGTGGCATAACCAGCAGGGCCGCTGCCAGTGCAACGCCATTGAGGCTCAAAATAGTCTTGTTCATTTTCATTATTATGCTTCTCCTTTTCACTGAGGCCCAGTGAAACAGCTTTTCCGGGCTTAAACCAGTGTCTCAAATCAGCGGCAAAGGCCGCGCAGTGGCCCTTTCGGGCCCCGAGTTACTCCAGCTACAACTGGTGACTACTGCTACGTCCTTGCCAGCCGTGGACCACAGCGAAAAAACATCCACGCCTGCAGCCTGCATTGCACACCAAACTGTAGCCTTAATTAGCAAATATTCAACAAAACGGGCACGACCCTGTGTCCATATTACGACAACTCCAGCCAATACGACGCCTCAACGGCGCCGGAACTGCTGCAAGATCACACCACCAATAATCAGCCCCAATCCGGGATAAACCGATGGATGAATCGACTCGCCCAGCACCTGGGCAATAAATATCAGTGACAGAAACGGCGACAGGAAAATCAGATTACCAATGCGACTGGCATGGGTTGCCGTCTTTAGCGCCGAGAGCCAGAGCATAAAGGTAATGCCCATCTCAAACAGACCCACATAGACCGCCGCTCCCACACCGCTCCAACCTGCCGGCACGCCATCGTTAAACCAGGCGGTGACCAGCACCCAGGGCAGCCCCGTCAGAAAGCACAGCAGCAGGCCCACCACTGGCGCATCGTCGCTGCGCGCGTTATAGATCCAGTACAGCGCCCAGAGCACGGTGCTACCCAGCGCCAGAGACACACCCAGCGGACTGTCGAACTGCAGCGACAGAATATCCCCGCGGGTGGCTATCACCAGCACCCCGACATAGCCCAGCAGCATGGCTAGAAAATCACGTCCATACAGACGCTGCCCCAGCAGTGGCACCGCCAGCAGCGACAGGGTCAGCGCCCATGTATAGTTAAGCGGTTGCGCCTGCTGTGCAGGCAAAAGGTCATACGCCTTGAACAACACCAGGTAGTAGAAGAACGGATTCAGAAACCCCAGGCCCAGATAACGCCAGCGGTTGTTCCGCCAGGCAAGTGCCAGTTCGCTCCAGCGCCGCTGAATACTGACCGCGACGATCAGCACCAGGGTCGACACCATCGAGGCGACCGCCAGCAGCTGCAAAGGCGTGAGGTGCGCCAGCGCCAGTTTAAAGGCCGTGGCCACCGTGGACCACAACAGGACAGCGCCAAGCCCCAATACCAGCGCCCGTCCCTGTGACTTTGTACTCATGCGTGCCTCACTCCCTTGATTCAGACTCTGCGCCAGGGCCGGCAGTCTAAACGGGATCAGCACAGAAGCAAATTCAACAGACGCCGGACAGGGTTCAGGCGGATAACTGCACCCGGGCTCCGGCGATCTGATCCAGCATCAGGCGACCACTGGACATCAGCGCCACCTGCTCAAACTGATCCTGCGCCTGGCGTGCCTGGCCCGGCGTGCGGGCGGCTGTATCCAGATAACTGCACAACATCGCAAACTCGCCGGTCTGGTGCTCGCTGACCGCCTGGTTCAGCTGCCCGGTGAGCTCAGCTGTATAAAAATCATTGGGATCAGGGAAACCTGGCCGCGCCGGCACAGATGCCTCGAGCAGCGGCTGGGCCGGTAACGCAGGGTACTGCAGCTGATTGACCGAAATCAGGCTCAGCAGCAACGAGAACTCGGCGCCATTACCCGCCTGCACCGCCGGCGTAAGACCGCAGGTGTAGGTTTCAATACGGCTCTGAATCGGGTCGGTATACATGAGGCATCAAACGGCTGCTGGTAACCCCTGTATCGGCCACAACACCGAATGCTTTAGCAGCAAGTCACAGTGGCACCAAGCAAAGTAGTCAGCTGGGCCTTCCAGCCAACCGCGCGCTGACGTACAAAGTGAGACTTCTAATTCCGAAATAGAAAAATTTGGTTTACCGGGAATAAACCAGCGCCTGGTGACGCCCTAAGACAGAACGCGTTACAGATATATGGCCAGGCTCAGGAAAGCACATGGATCACGCCCGCCAAAAACAGCAGTTTCAGTCCCTGACGCGCCCCTGGCGCGATCGGCTGTTCAGCGTCGCCCGTCGCCAGACCCGCAGCCTGGAGATCGCCGAAGACTGGACCCAGGAAACCCTGCTGCGCGCCTGGCGCGACTTCGAGCAGCTCACAGATAGCATGGCGCTCTACGCCTGGCTGCTGCGCATTCTCAACCGCGTCATCACCGATGACAGCCGACGCGAGGCGCGCCGGCATCGCCTGGCCCCCATGCTGATGATCACCGGCGACGACTTTCTGCACGATCATCCCTGCGCAGCCCCTGGGCCCTTCGAACAGATTATGCAGAGTCGCAGCGATGAGCAGGTGATCGCCGCGATCCAGGCACTGCCGGAAAATTTCCGCCAGGTGATCATGCTCAGAGATATAGAAGGATTGAGCTATCAGGATCTGAGTCTGGCACTGGACCTGCCAAGCGGTACTGTAATGAGCCGATTGTCCCGAGGCCGGCGCCTGCTTGCCGGCCTGCTGATAAAGACTGGCGCCGCCGAGGCACCAACTACAAGCGCCACTGGAAGCCGGGAGTGTAGCGATGAAAAAGCCTGACGGTTGCCACGATAACATGAGCGCACATCTGTCCGAGCTGCATCTGCAGCTGCAGGACTGGCTGTCAGGCTACGTCGATGGTGAACTCGATGCCCAGCAAACACTCATGTTCGAGGCACACCTGGCGGGCTGTGGCGAGTGCCGCGCCGAGATAGCGCGCCAGCAGACCCTGAGCCGCCGCTTGCAACAGCTATCCGTCAACCGCATGTCACCCGGATTACACCAGCGGCTCGACAAGATGCTTGATGAAGCTCCAGACTCCGCTGTACAAAATGCTGCCGCACGCCCCTGGCTGCGCAGGCTCGCCTGGGCAAGACACCTGCGCCGACCCGCAGCGCTGGGAGGCTTTATAGGCGCCGCTGGCTGGGCGGTGGCCTTGCTGCTTATGGTGGTGCAGCTGTTGCCCCCCAACATGACATCAGGCCAGATTCCCATGATGAGTGACGTACTGCAGGAGTACCAGAACCTGTCCCGTACCGAACTGGCACGCAAGGAAACGCCCCCTGCCAGCACAGAGCTGCCGGCCCGACTCGCCGGCTGCAAACTGGTCGCCCGCTGGCAAACCCGCGTCGGTGGCGAGCCCGCCGAAGCCTTCGCCCTGCAGCGGGGTAACCATCTGATTATCGAGTACCGCATCACCGAAAACGTCTTCTACCGCAACCCGGATGTACGCCAGGCAATTACGGACTACGGCGATTTCCGCATCCGCGAGCAGCAACTGGAGGTACTGGCATTGCCGCTCAAGGGGGCCGGCCTGCTGGTCGTCGGACCCGCCGGCGCCATGCCGCACCGGCGCGAGTTTATCCTCTAGAGCTGCTCCCGGCTGCTAACCTGCTAATCGAATACAACGCTTGATACGGACATCCGCCGTGATATCTGTTTTGACAGTAAGACCAACAACAAAGGAATATGCCATGTCGACATTCAAGAAAAACGCCAACAGCGCTGCAGCGGCCGTCAGCCTGAGCCGCCGTAACCTGCTGGTCGGCAGCACCGGCGCCATCGCCTCGGTGGGCCTGATGGGCCTTGCTCCGCTGTCCATCGCCGCTGAAGAACCCAAATCCGCGCTGCCGGATTACGCCAGCTGGAAAGACGAAAACGCCGTTATTGTGCACAGCGCAAACACCCTGGAAACCCGCCGCGACGCCATTGGCAGCGGCGTGGTAACACCCAGCAATCATCTTTATGTGCGCAACAACCTGCCCGCGCCTGGCAACGAGATCGTAGCCGACCCTGATGCCTGGGAACTGCGTATCGAAGGAGTTAACACCCCGGCCACCCTGACGCTTGCCGAACTGAAAAAAATCGGCATCGAGTCCGTGACTGCAGTACTGCAGTGTTCCGGCAACGGTCGGCAGTTCTTCACCCACGGCCCGGGCGGCACCCAGTGGGGTGTAGGCGCGGCTGGCTGCGTGGTCTGGACCGGCGTACCGCTGCGTGATGTCGTGGCGAAACTCGGCGGCGTCAAGGATGGCATGGAATACATCACCGGTACCGGCGGCGAAACCCTGCCCGCAGGCCTTGATCCCAAGACCATCATGGTTGAGCGCTCCATTCCGACCCGTGCACTGGACCAGGCCATTCTGGCCTGGGAACTCAACGACGAAGCTCTGCCCCTAACCCACGGCGGCCCGCTGCGCCTGGTGATACCGGGTTACTACGGCGTCAATAACGTCAAATACGTCAAGCAGGTCGCCTTTACCGAGAGCCAGACAGACGCCAAGATTCAGGCATCGGGTTACCGTATCCGCGATGTTGGTGTAAAAGGCGCACCGGATCAGCCGTCCATGTGGGAAATGCCGGTTAAATCCTGGGTGACCACACCGCTGGAAAAAGCAGGCAGCGGCCGCAACATGATCCACGGCGTAGCCTTTGGCGGCAACAACCCGCTCGACAAGGTTGAAGTATCCATTGATGGTGGCAGCAACTGGCTCGAAGCACGCCTGCTCGGGCCGGACATGGGCCGCTTCGCATGGCGCCCCTTCGTGCTTGCCATTGACCTGGCGCCGGGTGAATACCGCATCGTCAGCCGCGCCAGTGATTCTGAGGGCAACGCCCAGCCACAGGAGCGGACCGAGAACGAGCGTGGCTACGGCAATGCCAGCTGGAGCGATCATGGCCTAAGCCTGACCGTCAGCTGAAAACCACAGCCGCAGAGCTCCCCTGGAGCACTGCGGCCCCTTCAAACAGCAACACGAGTACCCCAAGCATGCGCATGATATTCACCCTCGCGGCCTGTGCAGGCCTGATGTCCGGCCCCATCCTGGCGGATGAGCTGTTCAACCAGGGCAAGGACGTCTTTCAGCAGCTGGCGCAGCCATCCTGCAGCATTTGCCACACCCTGAATGATGCCGGCTCCAGCGGCGAGATCGGCCCCAAACTGGACGACCTGAAACCCACAGCAGAGCAGGTCGCCAATGCAGTGACCGGGGGCGTGGGCATCATGCCTGCGTTTGAAGAGACGCTGTCGGCCGAACAAATCAAGGCCGTCGCGCACTACGTTTCCACCGCCAGCCGCCAGTAGCCGCTGTAATCTGCTACACCGGCGGCCAGGCTCCGTTTTTCAGGCTTGGCAGCCGGAGCCTCCTGCTGGCTACGTCAGTCAAGACAGTCTCTTTTCGACTCGCATCAGGCTACAATTCGTGACTCATCCGCCACCTTGCACCTGAGGATCAGTCGTGAAAATACCAGGAACGCCAGCATGAGCCGATGGCGCCCCGCCCAGCCCCGCAGCGCCTCGTACATCACCGCCGAAGGCTACCAGAAGCTCAACGAAGAGCTGAAATACCTGTGGCGCGTCAAGCGACCGGCCATTACCGAATCGGTACGCGAAGCCGCCGCCCAGGGCGACCGCTCCGAGAACGCCGAATATATCTACGGCAAGAAGCAGCTGCGCGAAATTGACCGCCGCGTGCGTTATCTGTCCAAGCGCCTGGATGACATGACCGTGGTCGACCGCATTCCTGAGGACCAGAACTGCATTTTCTTCGGTGCCTGGGTGACCCTGGCCGATGAAGACGACCAGCCCCATCGCTATCGTATCGTCGGTGCCGACGAGATTGACGGCGCCCAGGGCTACATCAGCGTTGACTCGCCGCTGGCGCGCCTGCTGCTGAAAAAATCTGTCGGTGACGAAGTATCACTGCAGAAACCGGACGGCAGTGAAGTTTGGTACGAAGTGATTAAAGTGGAATACCAGGCCTACGAAACCGGCCTCTGAGGCCGTCCCTGGCAAGAGGCACTTGCTAGTGCGCAGTCGACAGATAGCGACCACAGCCAAGATATTCCTGCCCATCAAGCTGCAGTCGCACCCGGGCCTCGAATGCCGCACCGCTCATGCTATCCCGGCAGACCCTGGGCTCGATATCCAGCTGCACCTCATGCGCCTTTGTCGTAACCGAATAGCGCACTATGCCGCCCTCAAAGCGTGGCGCCGGCGCCGGCAGATAAAGACTGCGCTCGCCGTAATCAGTCACCAGGCGAATATCCCTGCCCTCGTCCACTTCCAGCAACCAGCCGGGCTCATTGCCCAGCGCCCGAAAATCGACCCCGCGATAAGCCGCATCCGCCCAGGGCGCCTTGGCCGCATTGCTGCGACACTCCTCATACCGCTGCCCATCAATTTCCAGCAACGCCGTTTCGCCCCGGGTCCAGAACAGCCGCCCCTCGCCCTCATAACGCACACCGGAGGCACTGGCTACCTGCTCAAGTACGCTTTCCAACCCTTGAGCCAGTAATGTCAGCTTGCCAGGCTCGGTATGCACGACAGCATCAAGCTCGCCACACTCATAGACATAGGTTCGCGCCGCCTCAACCCTAGCCTCAACCGGCGCTTGCTCTGCCGCCCCTCGCGCCGCCGACTGCAACACCAGCGTCAGCCCTTGCCTGGGCTGATTGCTGCCCAGAATGCCGTGAAAGCCGGTGGTGACCCAGAGCAGACGCCCATCCGCAGCACGGATCTCCGCCCGCAGCGCGTAGCGATGTCGGGGCTCAATGACCGCAGGATCATAACTCAGCCGGAACGGGATAGGCACGGTCATGGCGGACTCGATGCTTTGCTCGGCCAACAACACCGCCGCCGTATCGGCCTTGCTCACATCCTCCAGCCAGACCCGAGCCCGACTGCCCGGCGGCAACGCCATGCGCTCACGATAGGTCACTTCACCACTGATCTGCGACGCACTCCCATCTTTAATCCACTGACCACAGCCCTGCAGCAGCCAGGTGAACAGCAGTAACCCCAAAACACGCACAAAGCTTCCCCTTCGCAAGGTCATCTCCTTAACCCATGATCCACTGATTTGATAAAGTCTGACCCGTGCCAGACGGCCAGGTTCCAGCCCAGACAAGCAGCAGTAAGCAAAAAATAAAAAACGGACACAACGCAGAAAAGACTCAATTAAGAGTCGTCACTACAAAGCATCAAGACAGGATAATACAGAATCTGCGAACCTTCCCTCAGAAAGAGGAAAAGTGGTGGGTCGTATAGGGCTCGAACCTATGACCAATTGATTAAGAGTCAACTGCTCTACCAACTGAGCTAACGACCCATAAAGGGCAAAACTGGTGGGTCGTATAGGATTCGAACCTATGACCAATTGGTTAAAAGCCAACTGCTCTACCAACTGAGCTAACGACCCAAAAGCGGTAAAACTATAACACGATAAAACTGGTGGGTCGTATAGGATTCGAACCTATGACCAATTGGTTAAAAGCCAACTGCTCTACCAACTGAGCTAACGACCCACTTATGGCTCCCCGAGCTGGACTCGAACCAGCGACCAATAGATTAACAGTCTACTGCTCTACCAACTGAGCTATCAGGGAACGACAGCAATACTCCTTCAATGGCGGAGGGACTGGGATTCGAACCCAGGGAGCCTCTCGACTCGCCGGTTTTCAAGACCGGTGCTTTCGGCCACTCAGCCATCCCTCCGAAGGAGTGGCGCGTATATTACCCGAATGAATTTCACTGTCAACAGCCTAAGAGGCTGTTTCTTATAAATATTTAGCTTTTCTTAAAATTAGGCGAAATTGCCGGCCACGCCGGCATGTATTCAAGTGCCCAGCGCCTGCTCCCAGACTCAGGTCTGAGATTGCAGGTAGTTCTGCAGCCCCAGCAATCCGATCAGCCGCAACTGCTGCTCAAGCCAGTAGGCATGATCTTCTTCGGTATCTGCCAGCAACTTTTCAAGAATCTCCCGGGTCTGGTAGTCCCGTTTCTGCTCACAGAGTGCAATCGCATCCTTGAGCAACTGACCGACTTCGTATTCTACCTTGAGGTCGTTTTCCAGCATCTCGGGAACATCCTTGCCGACGCGCAGCCCATCGCGCGTGGACATGTCCGGCCTCCCCTCCAGGAACAGGATCCGCTCGATCAGCGCGGCCGCATGCCCCTTCTCATCATCGAACTCATGATCTATGCGCTCGTAGAGCTTGTTAAAGCCCCAGTCCTGATACATGCGCGAATGAATAAAATACTGATCCATCGCCGTCAGCTCACTGGCCAGCAAACGGTTGAGACTCTCAATGACCTTGACGTCACCTTTCATGCGCGGGATATCCTTACATCATGGATTGCAGATAATTCTGGATGCCGGTCTGGCTGACAAGCGTTTGCTGGGTTTCGATCCAGTCGAGGTGGTCTTCTTCCTGTCCGAGGATATCTTCCAGCAACTCCCGGCTGACATAGTCGGCCTGTTGCTCGCAGCAAGCGATGGCCTGGCGCAGCAGTTCCAGCTGTTCGGACTCCAGCGCCATATCGCATTGCAGGATTTCTTCGACATTTTCCCCGATGCGCAGGGAAGCCAGCTTCTGCAGGTTGGGCAGTCCCTCAAGGAAAAGCACCCGCTCGATCAGCTTGTCGGCCTGTTTCATATCCAGGATCGATTTGCGGTAGAGAACATCGTTCAGCGCCCCGAATCCCCAGTTTTTGCAGATCCTGGCGTGAAGGAAGTACTGATTGATGGATGTCAGCTCCGTCGTCAGAACCTGATTGAGATAGTTGATAACCTTTTTGTCGCCGTTCATGGCAATCTCCAGCTGTGCCGCTTCGTACGGCCACGTAGCCTAACAGGCCCTCCTTGCGGCCGTCACTATTTCTCGTACAAGCCACGAAAAGCGTCGCTTTTGCGGTATTCACCCGGCGTCATGCCGGTCCACTTCTTGAAAGAACGAAAAAAGGCCGACGGCTCGTCAAACCCCATCAGCGCCGCCACATCGTTGATGGCCAGCTGCGGCGAGTTCATGTAGTTCATGGCAGCGGCCTTGCGACAATCATCCTTTATCTTCTGATAGGACGTGCCTTCGTCAAGCAGACGCCGGCGCAGGGTCGACACCGACATGTTCACTGCCTTGGCGACTTCCTCCGACCCCGGCAGCTCGCGGCTGAAATCCTTGCCTATCATGGCCACCACTTGCGCTTTGAGACTCTGGTCATCATCCACCATGACAATCAGCTGATAGGGCGCCGTTTTCAGAAAGCCCCGCAGGGTTTCCTCCGTCTGCACCACCGGGTAATCCAGAAAGCGCTGTGGAAAAATAATGGCGTTCTCATGCTGACTGAACTTCACCTCCGACTGAAACAGGGTGCGGTAGTGATCCACGCCCTCTGGCTCGTCAAACATGAAGTAGGCGGCTTTCAGCTCCAGCCGGTTGCCGATCAGCCAACTGATAAAGTGGTGCCACATCGACAGCGAGGTACGCACTTTCTCCGCCGGCTGCTCCTGCAGCAGGCCATTGAAACTTTCCAGGTCGACATGATCAACCGGCGACAGCGACAACTTGGCATAGCGCCCCTTGCGCACCAGCACCGGCTTGGCCAGGGTGCCACGGCAAATATCCAGAAAGTCGCCACAGCGCCAGATGGCACGCTCCAGCGACCGACAGTGAATGATGCAATGACACATCAGACGAAAGGTGCCATTGGGTACCTTGCCGGAGCTGAGCATGCCAAAGAACTCATCCTGGGCACTCCACATGAAGTGCTGATACAGAGCACCGAATTTGACGGCTGAAAGCCCCCCGTCCTGCTCTACTTCCTCCGCACCAATGCCAACCTGCTGCAGCAATCCCGCCACATCCAGCCCCTGGGCCCGCGCCTGCGCCAAAAGATGACGGGCGTAGCCGGCGGGAACGGTGACCTTGCGATCCATAAATACACCTCTAAAATGCAACTTATTTATTAATTACAGTCGCATGCAGCCGGCACAGGCCCCGAAGGAGCGAGAGGCCGCGTTCATTTGTCAGTTAATCTGATGTTTAATGTCATTGTTCAACGACACCAAATTCGTCAAAACTAAGTACTCTATTCAACAGCTACAGTTTAGCTGCCAGGTTATAAGTAACCGTTTTTATAGAAAGAACAGAAACTGTGGCTTTGACAAGCACTGTTACCGAACAACAATAAGAAGCCAAGGTGAACGAAATGGCAA from Marinobacterium aestuarii includes these protein-coding regions:
- a CDS encoding SEL1-like repeat protein, whose amino-acid sequence is MAYRVAPSTRTLLCAALLTLAGCSVLPLPVGTLPADPVRAEQQYREGLSYTQGVGVSQDYARGMQAFKQAARLGSADAAYMAGMGYLTGRGVAADDASAARWLEIANRGGHTPATFQLGKLYLNGKGVDQDRAWGALLLGLAAVNGHSQAMLELAVCYRAGIGVPADAGLAWYWADQAGRNDSNPLIQTVTARLYRDSSPAQRQNASSRATSAQKRPLGLAGTTYTQLQLKQQGYNPGPADGLWGPASSRALDAFRNAHSLPAGGVPDNADMLRLRALSN
- a CDS encoding DMT family transporter; its protein translation is MSTKSQGRALVLGLGAVLLWSTVATAFKLALAHLTPLQLLAVASMVSTLVLIVAVSIQRRWSELALAWRNNRWRYLGLGFLNPFFYYLVLFKAYDLLPAQQAQPLNYTWALTLSLLAVPLLGQRLYGRDFLAMLLGYVGVLVIATRGDILSLQFDSPLGVSLALGSTVLWALYWIYNARSDDAPVVGLLLCFLTGLPWVLVTAWFNDGVPAGWSGVGAAVYVGLFEMGITFMLWLSALKTATHASRIGNLIFLSPFLSLIFIAQVLGESIHPSVYPGLGLIIGGVILQQFRRR
- a CDS encoding RNA polymerase sigma factor; this translates as MDHARQKQQFQSLTRPWRDRLFSVARRQTRSLEIAEDWTQETLLRAWRDFEQLTDSMALYAWLLRILNRVITDDSRREARRHRLAPMLMITGDDFLHDHPCAAPGPFEQIMQSRSDEQVIAAIQALPENFRQVIMLRDIEGLSYQDLSLALDLPSGTVMSRLSRGRRLLAGLLIKTGAAEAPTTSATGSRECSDEKA
- a CDS encoding anti-sigma factor family protein — its product is MKKPDGCHDNMSAHLSELHLQLQDWLSGYVDGELDAQQTLMFEAHLAGCGECRAEIARQQTLSRRLQQLSVNRMSPGLHQRLDKMLDEAPDSAVQNAAARPWLRRLAWARHLRRPAALGGFIGAAGWAVALLLMVVQLLPPNMTSGQIPMMSDVLQEYQNLSRTELARKETPPASTELPARLAGCKLVARWQTRVGGEPAEAFALQRGNHLIIEYRITENVFYRNPDVRQAITDYGDFRIREQQLEVLALPLKGAGLLVVGPAGAMPHRREFIL
- a CDS encoding sulfite oxidase; amino-acid sequence: MSTFKKNANSAAAAVSLSRRNLLVGSTGAIASVGLMGLAPLSIAAEEPKSALPDYASWKDENAVIVHSANTLETRRDAIGSGVVTPSNHLYVRNNLPAPGNEIVADPDAWELRIEGVNTPATLTLAELKKIGIESVTAVLQCSGNGRQFFTHGPGGTQWGVGAAGCVVWTGVPLRDVVAKLGGVKDGMEYITGTGGETLPAGLDPKTIMVERSIPTRALDQAILAWELNDEALPLTHGGPLRLVIPGYYGVNNVKYVKQVAFTESQTDAKIQASGYRIRDVGVKGAPDQPSMWEMPVKSWVTTPLEKAGSGRNMIHGVAFGGNNPLDKVEVSIDGGSNWLEARLLGPDMGRFAWRPFVLAIDLAPGEYRIVSRASDSEGNAQPQERTENERGYGNASWSDHGLSLTVS
- a CDS encoding c-type cytochrome translates to MRMIFTLAACAGLMSGPILADELFNQGKDVFQQLAQPSCSICHTLNDAGSSGEIGPKLDDLKPTAEQVANAVTGGVGIMPAFEETLSAEQIKAVAHYVSTASRQ
- the greB gene encoding transcription elongation factor GreB, which codes for MSRWRPAQPRSASYITAEGYQKLNEELKYLWRVKRPAITESVREAAAQGDRSENAEYIYGKKQLREIDRRVRYLSKRLDDMTVVDRIPEDQNCIFFGAWVTLADEDDQPHRYRIVGADEIDGAQGYISVDSPLARLLLKKSVGDEVSLQKPDGSEVWYEVIKVEYQAYETGL
- a CDS encoding YbaY family lipoprotein codes for the protein MRRGSFVRVLGLLLFTWLLQGCGQWIKDGSASQISGEVTYRERMALPPGSRARVWLEDVSKADTAAVLLAEQSIESAMTVPIPFRLSYDPAVIEPRHRYALRAEIRAADGRLLWVTTGFHGILGSNQPRQGLTLVLQSAARGAAEQAPVEARVEAARTYVYECGELDAVVHTEPGKLTLLAQGLESVLEQVASASGVRYEGEGRLFWTRGETALLEIDGQRYEECRSNAAKAPWADAAYRGVDFRALGNEPGWLLEVDEGRDIRLVTDYGERSLYLPAPAPRFEGGIVRYSVTTKAHEVQLDIEPRVCRDSMSGAAFEARVRLQLDGQEYLGCGRYLSTAH
- the bfr gene encoding bacterioferritin, which gives rise to MKGDVKVIESLNRLLASELTAMDQYFIHSRMYQDWGFNKLYERIDHEFDDEKGHAAALIERILFLEGRPDMSTRDGLRVGKDVPEMLENDLKVEYEVGQLLKDAIALCEQKRDYQTREILEKLLADTEEDHAYWLEQQLRLIGLLGLQNYLQSQT
- the bfr gene encoding bacterioferritin, with product MNGDKKVINYLNQVLTTELTSINQYFLHARICKNWGFGALNDVLYRKSILDMKQADKLIERVLFLEGLPNLQKLASLRIGENVEEILQCDMALESEQLELLRQAIACCEQQADYVSRELLEDILGQEEDHLDWIETQQTLVSQTGIQNYLQSMM
- a CDS encoding AraC family transcriptional regulator, giving the protein MDRKVTVPAGYARHLLAQARAQGLDVAGLLQQVGIGAEEVEQDGGLSAVKFGALYQHFMWSAQDEFFGMLSSGKVPNGTFRLMCHCIIHCRSLERAIWRCGDFLDICRGTLAKPVLVRKGRYAKLSLSPVDHVDLESFNGLLQEQPAEKVRTSLSMWHHFISWLIGNRLELKAAYFMFDEPEGVDHYRTLFQSEVKFSQHENAIIFPQRFLDYPVVQTEETLRGFLKTAPYQLIVMVDDDQSLKAQVVAMIGKDFSRELPGSEEVAKAVNMSVSTLRRRLLDEGTSYQKIKDDCRKAAAMNYMNSPQLAINDVAALMGFDEPSAFFRSFKKWTGMTPGEYRKSDAFRGLYEK